TACCTAAATGCCTCTGTTCTGATTGTTTGGTAAGTTAGCAGATCTCAGATCCATACAAATAAGTGCATAGTACCCTACTCTCATAAAGCATTACCTTGGTGCTTTTTGAGAGGATGACATTGTTTAACGGTGTATGCAGAGCCCAATGACATCTATTTTCCAGCAGGgctctaattttaatttatgccttTTCATCGTTACTCCCACCTACTCTCGATCTTAAGTACATTTTTGTTTTGGCACCTTTGGAAGTTAAAGCTATCcactttcaaaaaatttctaaaGCTATCTGGGTTTCTGCTTACACAAGATATTTGGTTTTCTCTTCATTGACTCTTTAAGTCCAACTTTTTCTGCCCATTTTATAAGCATCGACGCTAGGTTTTTTAATCTGTCATAATCATATATTTTAGCTAAAACGTCAGCAAAAGCTAAAATGTGTATATATTTTCTGTCCAAGTATCACCCCCTAGTGAAGTTTTCTAGTCTAGCTCATAGTTTCTTCTGAAGCTAGATTGATGAGGAGAGGGGGTTTGACCATCCCACCTGTCTCACTCCTGCACTTATGTTGAAGGCATCACTTAATTACCCATTTACTTTGGTCTTCCTCTTGAGTCATTTGTATAAGCTTTTTTTGATTCTAAACAACAACAGAATACTAGTATAGCTAAGCACATTAAACTGAATGAGTCAAAGGCCTGATGCAATGAAAACAAGAGCGGAAAAGTTGAGATAATCGGGGTCATAACTATCAATTGTGATACCTACCTCAATGTAGAGAGATTTTGGTGGCTTTGTATCCTGAGTAAGGTCCAACCCGTAGTTGTCTCCGATGGACTTCATGTAATTTGCTAAATATTTACTGTAATTGGCAAACCATTTGTTCTAGGAGACAAAGAAAAGAGAATTAACAGTTAACCAAGTAGTCTGACCATAATCCACTTACGATAAAAATACTTACCTCTGGTTCGCAAAGATTATATTTAATTTCTGGTGGAAGTATACTGCCGAATTCCCAACGCATCTGTCGTATATATTGCAATCTGTTGTacctagaaaaaaatacaaaataaatggaatCAATCGATACTTATGAGATCTTCAATTAATCACACGAATCCATGATAATCCAAAGGGAGTGTATCACGTTACAGCAGTAAACGACGCAAAAGATAAACAAAATACCACTCACAAGTACGCCAACAAACACCTTTTATTCCTTTCTAAACTCGTATGCCTTAACTGAACTCCAGCAAAGTAGTTAGCATCACCGGATACTGATGCGTTACTGGATGAAAACGAAGTGAATTAAGTCAAAACTTCTTTAAGATATACCTCAACGTCATCAAAAGTGTAACTTACACATCCTTTTTGTTTTGCTCGAATAGAACTTTCATTTCCTCCAAAACTTGACGCACTAATTCATCctaaacaaacattttaaatacaGGTCAAGGGAATTTCTCagaaaccaaaattttatattttgaaacttaagtACTTACGTTGAATGCTGGAAGTGAATCGGGACATCTATCTAACTCTTTTATAAGTTCGAACGCTTTTTCGCCAAACATTTGATTGCGTAAACTTCAATAACACAATTTAAGGTAATTGAATAACTTCCTACTCCTCCTTGCTACATACACGGCACAATATTTCCAAAACAAAAAGCCTCCTCTCACTCACAAGTCACCAC
The DNA window shown above is from Ischnura elegans chromosome 4, ioIscEleg1.1, whole genome shotgun sequence and carries:
- the LOC124157697 gene encoding DNA replication complex GINS protein PSF1-like is translated as MFGEKAFELIKELDRCPDSLPAFNDELVRQVLEEMKVLFEQNKKDVNASVSGDANYFAGVQLRHTSLERNKRCLLAYLYNRLQYIRQMRWEFGSILPPEIKYNLCEPENKWFANYSKYLANYMKSIGDNYGLDLTQDTKPPKSLYIEVRCLVDYGKLELEDGEVVLLKKNSQHLLPRSECEPLIRQGILQHIVQ